Proteins from a single region of Bacteroidota bacterium:
- a CDS encoding phage tail sheath family protein gives MALFPKTPGVYIQEIQTLPSSVAAVPTAIPVFVGYTESGDLNKPTRVTSLIEFQQHFGGAFNENITVTLTGTPSDIAIAFTNPAEPQFRLFYDLQMFFANGGGTCYIITVGHYNTSPSIVAADLKAAIAFAEQVDEISMIVVPEAVAPDVDDNGRRDIYNEMLAHCAKMQDRFSIMDVLVRSGNTVFDDAQDFRNSNVGANNLKYGAAYYPSLESGLSFAYLDSSVTISALIPPLPFNTNTLDVVKNGIFASVHITFNSTFNAVDLLIGGISIAPSGSIASAGAIASAINTNPLLNSTYSATVATDVIVTTKTAGIPNSIAVTGPATTSDVTVSLSVSGILPDTLLYSRITSALQTFPLILYPSATMAGTYTAVDNDRGVWKAAANVSVNVVDSLGVTITDSEQGDLNIDPVGGKSINAIRNFAGRGNLVWGARTLAGNDNEWRYINVRRLFLFAEDSIRHASEFVVFEPNDKNTWMRVKSMISNFLTDLWKQGALTGDKPEQAYFVKVGLNETMTAQDILEGKLIIQVGLAAVRPAEFIILQFMHKLQEA, from the coding sequence ATGGCACTTTTTCCAAAGACCCCTGGCGTATATATCCAGGAAATACAAACACTACCGTCTTCGGTAGCAGCAGTGCCCACGGCGATTCCGGTGTTTGTCGGGTATACTGAAAGTGGGGATCTGAATAAACCGACTCGTGTTACTTCTCTTATTGAGTTTCAACAGCATTTTGGTGGCGCTTTTAATGAAAATATTACTGTAACACTAACGGGAACGCCATCGGATATTGCAATCGCATTTACAAACCCTGCGGAACCTCAATTTCGTCTTTTCTATGATCTGCAGATGTTTTTTGCAAATGGCGGCGGCACGTGCTACATAATCACCGTAGGTCACTATAATACATCTCCTTCAATTGTCGCTGCCGATTTGAAGGCAGCAATTGCATTTGCAGAACAGGTCGATGAAATCTCTATGATTGTTGTTCCTGAAGCAGTCGCACCTGATGTAGACGACAATGGAAGAAGAGATATTTACAATGAGATGCTCGCCCATTGTGCGAAAATGCAAGATCGTTTCTCCATCATGGACGTTTTAGTCCGTTCCGGCAACACAGTATTTGACGATGCTCAGGATTTCAGAAATTCAAACGTGGGAGCAAACAATCTGAAATATGGTGCAGCTTACTATCCTTCACTCGAATCTGGACTTTCATTTGCTTATTTAGACTCGAGCGTTACTATTTCTGCTTTAATTCCACCATTACCCTTTAATACAAATACCCTCGATGTTGTAAAAAACGGAATTTTCGCTTCTGTTCATATTACATTTAATTCCACTTTTAACGCAGTCGATTTACTGATCGGCGGTATTTCAATTGCTCCAAGTGGATCCATTGCAAGTGCTGGCGCTATCGCGTCTGCAATTAATACTAATCCACTTTTAAATTCAACATATTCAGCGACAGTCGCAACAGATGTTATTGTTACGACAAAAACTGCAGGAATCCCAAATTCCATTGCCGTTACAGGCCCAGCAACTACATCTGACGTAACTGTTTCACTAAGCGTTTCGGGAATACTCCCAGATACACTTCTGTATAGTCGTATTACTAGCGCCCTGCAAACATTTCCTCTAATACTATATCCTTCTGCAACTATGGCTGGAACCTATACCGCTGTCGATAATGATCGTGGCGTATGGAAAGCTGCTGCTAATGTTAGCGTTAACGTAGTAGATAGTCTTGGCGTAACAATTACTGATTCCGAACAGGGTGATCTGAACATTGATCCTGTAGGAGGAAAATCAATTAACGCAATAAGAAATTTTGCCGGAAGAGGAAACCTGGTGTGGGGAGCACGGACACTTGCCGGCAACGATAATGAATGGCGTTACATAAACGTACGCCGTCTTTTTCTTTTCGCTGAAGACTCCATCCGCCACGCTTCTGAATTTGTGGTCTTCGAACCCAACGACAAGAATACATGGATGCGCGTTAAATCCATGATCAGCAATTTTCTTACCGACTTGTGGAAGCAGGGAGCTCTCACGGGTGACAAACCTGAACAGGCTTACTTCGTAAAGGTTGGTTTGAATGAAACGATGACTGCGCAGGATATTCTCGAGGGAAAACTGATCATCCAGGTAGGTCTTGCAGCGGTTCGTCCTGCTGAATTCATCATACTTCAATTCATGCATAAACTTCAGGAAGCTTAA
- a CDS encoding DUF4255 domain-containing protein, translating into MIGEALEFLTNEINSYLLLKNAPVSGMATEIVLTNVAAEDGNWAIPPKTLGLSLINIEEERVFKEQQTAFRNEKGDIEHYNPNIKLNLYVLISANFASGDAGGAVNTTGIYAEGLKQLSYVISFFQGKYVFTTDNSPLLPAVLQKLVVEIHSYSFEQQYNFWTVVGAKYLPSVLYKVRMLTYQEKLLLDQQPPITNLNITTSSN; encoded by the coding sequence ATGATAGGTGAAGCACTTGAATTTTTGACGAACGAGATAAACTCTTATCTCCTTTTGAAGAATGCCCCTGTTTCAGGAATGGCGACTGAGATCGTATTGACCAATGTGGCTGCTGAAGATGGTAACTGGGCAATTCCTCCTAAAACACTTGGGCTTTCTCTTATCAATATTGAAGAGGAGCGCGTTTTTAAGGAACAACAAACTGCTTTCAGGAATGAGAAAGGCGACATCGAACATTATAACCCGAATATCAAACTCAATCTCTACGTTCTTATCAGTGCTAATTTTGCTTCCGGCGATGCAGGTGGAGCAGTTAATACAACCGGTATTTACGCCGAAGGATTAAAACAGCTTTCATACGTGATAAGTTTTTTCCAGGGAAAATATGTTTTCACGACTGATAATTCGCCGCTTCTTCCTGCAGTGTTACAAAAACTTGTTGTAGAAATTCACTCCTACTCTTTTGAGCAGCAGTACAATTTCTGGACGGTGGTCGGTGCGAAATACCTGCCTTCAGTTCTTTATAAGGTGCGAATGCTTACCTATCAGGAAAAACTCCTGCTCGATCAGCAACCACCTATCACTAATCTCAATATCACCACTTCATCGAATTGA
- a CDS encoding metallophosphoesterase, whose amino-acid sequence MPTTSPSAPISPNAGASVESENPFAGHSPGKFQPLPAPSGKFPFRLPLEKVLGKNLGKKKMVFYTIGDTGGIKDPKPQHLVNRKMEEQIAVTKKKEDRALFLYHLGDVVYFNGEEKEYFNQFFEPYIHFPAPIFAIPGNHDGDIDASDSNPPESLKAFTKVFCDTKARTLGIAGEAKRKSMIQPNVYWTLQAPLANIIGLYSNVPSEGRIKEDQRAWFINELTEAQKQRKEKAIIVSLHHPPYSIDSNHGASGIMKNFLDKAFEESGVYPDLILAGHVHNYQRYTRKYSSGQELPYIVAGAGGYWHLHNLDSKANPVYVPNDTFFENVVLEEFCDNRHGFLRITIEKKGKQRILSGEYFTVPYPQESWSAPEELYDYFKIDLNAGKISNIKQH is encoded by the coding sequence ATGCCGACAACAAGCCCTTCCGCTCCGATTTCTCCGAATGCCGGAGCATCAGTTGAAAGTGAAAATCCATTTGCAGGACATAGTCCCGGAAAATTCCAGCCGTTGCCTGCTCCCTCAGGAAAATTTCCTTTTCGTCTTCCTCTTGAAAAAGTTTTGGGAAAAAATCTAGGCAAAAAGAAAATGGTTTTCTATACGATCGGTGATACCGGTGGAATAAAAGATCCGAAGCCACAGCATCTTGTAAACCGGAAAATGGAAGAGCAGATCGCTGTGACAAAAAAGAAAGAAGACAGAGCGCTGTTCTTGTATCATCTTGGTGACGTTGTTTATTTCAACGGGGAAGAAAAAGAATATTTTAATCAGTTCTTCGAGCCATACATTCATTTTCCTGCCCCGATATTCGCCATTCCCGGAAATCACGATGGTGATATTGATGCATCTGATTCTAATCCGCCGGAAAGTCTGAAAGCGTTCACAAAAGTTTTCTGTGACACGAAAGCGAGAACTTTGGGTATTGCCGGAGAAGCGAAAAGAAAAAGTATGATCCAGCCGAATGTCTACTGGACACTACAGGCACCTCTTGCGAATATTATCGGGCTTTATTCAAATGTTCCGTCTGAAGGAAGAATAAAAGAAGATCAGCGCGCATGGTTCATCAATGAACTGACGGAAGCACAAAAGCAACGAAAAGAAAAAGCAATTATTGTTTCGCTTCATCATCCACCTTACTCGATCGACAGCAATCACGGTGCGAGCGGAATTATGAAAAATTTTCTCGACAAAGCATTCGAAGAGTCCGGCGTTTATCCCGATCTCATTCTTGCAGGACACGTACACAATTATCAGCGCTACACAAGAAAATATTCTTCAGGACAGGAGTTACCATACATCGTTGCGGGCGCGGGCGGATACTGGCACCTGCACAATCTCGATTCGAAAGCAAATCCTGTTTATGTTCCGAACGATACTTTTTTTGAAAATGTGGTGCTCGAAGAATTCTGCGACAACCGTCATGGATTTCTGCGGATCACAATCGAGAAAAAAGGAAAGCAGAGAATTCTTTCCGGAGAATATTTTACAGTACCGTATCCACAGGAATCATGGAGTGCACCGGAAGAATTGTATGATTATTTCAAAATAGATCTTAACGCAGGAAAAATTTCGAATATAAAACAGCACTGA
- a CDS encoding caspase family protein: MKKILCIHGIGHKDVSIDTWSKDWENAILKSSGLDKKNVEFSFLKYDYLFEQRADATGGVQYEEGIKILIQSWLSEAWKDATGRALTDTMSRGIKDNIRWYAGMPAQFAADEILRTQLRDLLNKTLAEFQPDLVYAHSLGTLITYDTLARKDEQLKFILVTSGAQIGHPALLKTFGGKIVDLNVKFWFNFHNEHDRVFASRPIDLRAPNFSEIETPFRHGGINHEVTCYMQHENAVAQAWPEIVKMLSETIPTPRFLSGRRALATKSTKQTKKALLVGINDYPDPANQLNGCMNDAFRVSEVLQEMGFDPDEIRVVFNERATSTNLRSRMDWLLSDAKDGDQRFFFYSGHGAQIPSSHNDEEADHKDECLVTYDFDWTREHSYTDKEFLQAYSQLSYGVDFITMLDCCHSGGMTRDGSFKPRGIDPPDDIRHREIKWDAQREMWIPREISLAKKKFFGKESKADLYTGEDGGTYRFGRAVPLWTDVKSFEKAKENFGHKGPYTPLILEACQEKEYSYEYKHGVTSYGAFTYSITTILRKLQRQKKKVSYTELVKQTTELLNELTYDQHPVVVGPAEKVKSNVPLLNI; the protein is encoded by the coding sequence ATGAAAAAAATCTTATGCATACACGGAATTGGTCATAAAGACGTTTCAATCGACACATGGAGTAAAGACTGGGAAAATGCGATTTTGAAAAGTTCCGGGCTGGATAAAAAAAATGTTGAATTTTCTTTTTTGAAGTATGATTATCTTTTTGAACAACGCGCCGATGCTACCGGAGGTGTTCAATATGAAGAAGGAATAAAAATTTTAATTCAAAGTTGGTTGAGTGAGGCGTGGAAGGATGCGACGGGTCGGGCACTAACGGATACTATGAGCCGGGGAATAAAAGACAATATCCGCTGGTACGCTGGAATGCCTGCACAATTTGCTGCGGATGAAATTCTCCGGACTCAATTGCGTGATCTTCTTAATAAGACGTTAGCTGAATTTCAACCTGATCTTGTGTATGCACACAGCCTGGGTACGCTCATCACGTATGATACGCTCGCAAGAAAAGATGAGCAACTTAAATTTATCCTCGTAACATCCGGTGCACAGATCGGGCATCCTGCCCTACTGAAAACATTCGGCGGAAAGATCGTCGACCTGAATGTGAAGTTCTGGTTCAATTTCCATAACGAGCACGATAGGGTTTTCGCATCGCGTCCGATTGATCTTCGTGCTCCGAATTTTTCTGAGATCGAAACTCCATTCAGGCATGGCGGTATCAATCATGAAGTCACGTGTTATATGCAGCATGAAAACGCAGTTGCGCAAGCGTGGCCGGAAATTGTAAAAATGCTTTCCGAAACAATTCCTACACCCCGGTTTCTTTCAGGACGCAGAGCACTTGCTACAAAATCTACGAAGCAAACAAAAAAAGCTTTACTCGTAGGTATAAATGATTATCCCGATCCGGCGAATCAGTTGAACGGTTGTATGAATGATGCATTCCGTGTGAGCGAAGTGTTGCAGGAAATGGGATTTGATCCCGACGAGATAAGAGTTGTGTTCAATGAACGTGCTACCAGTACAAATCTCCGGAGCAGGATGGACTGGTTGCTTTCTGATGCAAAAGATGGAGACCAGCGTTTCTTTTTTTATAGTGGACATGGCGCACAGATCCCTTCTTCACACAACGATGAAGAGGCCGATCATAAAGATGAATGTCTTGTGACGTATGATTTCGATTGGACAAGAGAACATTCCTACACGGACAAAGAATTTCTTCAGGCTTACAGCCAGCTTTCTTATGGAGTAGATTTTATTACCATGCTGGATTGTTGTCACTCCGGGGGAATGACAAGAGATGGATCTTTCAAACCAAGAGGTATAGATCCTCCTGATGACATCCGTCATCGGGAAATAAAATGGGATGCGCAACGCGAGATGTGGATACCTAGGGAAATAAGTCTTGCAAAGAAAAAATTCTTCGGTAAAGAATCGAAAGCAGATTTATATACCGGCGAAGACGGCGGAACCTACCGGTTCGGAAGAGCCGTTCCGTTGTGGACAGATGTGAAATCATTCGAGAAGGCAAAAGAAAATTTCGGACATAAAGGGCCATACACTCCGCTCATTCTCGAAGCATGCCAGGAAAAAGAGTATTCCTATGAATACAAACATGGCGTTACTTCCTATGGCGCATTCACATATTCGATCACAACAATTCTGAGAAAGCTTCAGCGACAAAAGAAAAAAGTATCGTACACAGAACTGGTGAAACAGACAACTGAATTGCTGAATGAACTGACCTATGATCAGCACCCTGTCGTTGTAGGTCCGGCTGAAAAAGTGAAAAGCAATGTTCCACTCCTGAATATCTGA
- the mnmE gene encoding tRNA uridine-5-carboxymethylaminomethyl(34) synthesis GTPase MnmE produces the protein MRFIHDDTIVALATAHGTSAIAIIRISGKNTFQICENIFRNKKGDAVKIADLHSHTVHFGTIVEKDIILDEVLLTVFKNPHSYTGEDCVEISCHGSVFIQQQLLSLLVRHGARLAEAGEFTLRAFLHGKFDLSQAEAVADLIASQSSASHQVAMQHMRGGFSSKIKTLRENLVNFASLIELELDFSEEDVEFANREDLKKLLYTIQSLIQRLVDSFEVGNVIKNGIPVAIVGKPNSGKSTLLNSILEEERAIVSEIPGTTRDTIEDEITIDGILFRFIDTAGLRETNDIIESIGVTRAVEKMKQSSIVIYLFDVHELSSGELKIALSELKSHIHGAQLLVVGNKIDKENFSEIQKEFSGFEVLFISAKEKLYIDDLKMKLVALFDNRTVNVTETIVTNARHVEALRNAGAAIQRTIEGLDKHLSGDLLAQDIREGLHHLGIITGEISTDDLLENIFSKFCIGK, from the coding sequence ATGCGCTTTATTCACGACGACACCATTGTTGCACTGGCCACTGCTCACGGCACCTCCGCCATTGCCATCATCCGCATTTCAGGAAAAAATACTTTTCAGATCTGTGAAAATATTTTCCGCAACAAAAAAGGCGACGCGGTAAAAATTGCTGATCTCCATTCACACACCGTTCATTTCGGAACCATCGTTGAAAAAGATATTATTCTCGATGAAGTGCTGCTCACCGTTTTCAAAAATCCACATTCCTATACCGGCGAAGATTGCGTAGAGATATCCTGCCACGGTTCTGTTTTCATTCAACAACAATTGCTGAGCTTACTCGTACGTCATGGTGCGCGTCTTGCAGAGGCAGGCGAATTTACTTTGCGCGCATTCCTCCACGGAAAATTCGATCTCTCGCAGGCAGAAGCTGTAGCTGATCTCATTGCTTCGCAATCTTCCGCTTCACACCAGGTAGCGATGCAGCACATGCGCGGAGGATTTTCTTCTAAAATAAAAACACTGCGTGAGAATCTTGTGAATTTTGCATCACTCATTGAGCTCGAACTCGATTTCAGTGAAGAAGATGTGGAATTTGCCAATCGTGAAGACCTGAAAAAATTATTGTACACAATCCAGAGTCTCATTCAGCGCCTGGTCGATTCCTTTGAAGTGGGCAACGTGATCAAAAATGGAATACCGGTAGCGATAGTAGGTAAACCAAATTCCGGAAAAAGTACATTGCTGAATTCCATTCTCGAAGAAGAGCGCGCCATTGTTTCTGAAATTCCGGGAACAACGAGAGATACGATCGAAGATGAAATTACTATTGATGGAATTCTCTTCCGTTTCATCGATACGGCTGGTTTGCGTGAAACGAATGACATCATCGAATCCATTGGCGTTACGCGCGCCGTGGAAAAAATGAAGCAGAGTTCCATTGTCATTTATCTTTTTGATGTGCATGAATTATCGAGCGGAGAACTGAAGATCGCTTTATCGGAACTCAAAAGCCATATTCACGGGGCGCAGTTGCTGGTGGTTGGAAATAAAATTGACAAAGAAAATTTTTCGGAGATACAGAAAGAATTCTCCGGCTTCGAAGTGCTTTTCATTTCTGCAAAAGAAAAATTATACATCGACGATCTGAAAATGAAATTAGTTGCACTCTTCGACAATCGCACGGTGAATGTAACGGAGACCATCGTCACGAACGCGCGCCACGTGGAAGCGCTGCGCAATGCGGGCGCGGCCATACAGCGCACGATAGAAGGATTGGACAAACATCTTTCCGGCGATCTTCTCGCGCAAGACATCCGGGAAGGGCTTCATCATTTGGGAATCATCACCGGGGAAATTTCTACGGATGATCTGCTGGAAAATATTTTTTCGAAGTTCTGCATCGGGAAGTAG
- a CDS encoding tetratricopeptide repeat protein translates to MKYIFYFFIFVFLCRCNSAEKKNGQTHFAGPRSHYPLTTNADSLLFFLKKTANDSDRINLLVELAWQKHKNNTDTSLLLNSQAVKISDSLASSRDSVLMLTGKRGQAKCLIESGAFYYFKSDFANALRDYNESMNLWKELQDSTGEAKVLGNIANIYQSQGDFAKALTYDFRALAIADKSGDKELRGNTLGNIGVLYDDQKEYSKALEYLLKGLEIAEDGGSGNSVGTKLNNIGTAYSNMNQFQKALEYYHRSYFIDSANGDLSRICGDLGNIGIVLKQQGDSVLLKGDRSLALQNYFSPALEIYSRTLQIADTSGSKLVEANTLGSIGSLYMAMDENEKAEFYLQKAIAMSTELKALAKIKIFEETLSNLYRKEGKYQDALDHYVNFSEAKDSIFNNDKEREVTRNEMNYEFEKKELEIKNTQDVKNAQALQEKKKQQLIIYTVSAGLLLVLLLAGVILRSLWLNKKKNRVISSQKDILEEKQKEILDSIHYAKRIQNSLLPNEKYIERNLDK, encoded by the coding sequence ATGAAATACATTTTTTATTTTTTTATTTTTGTTTTTCTCTGTCGTTGTAATTCTGCGGAGAAAAAAAACGGGCAAACACATTTCGCCGGGCCAAGATCACATTATCCTTTGACAACCAATGCCGATTCACTTCTTTTTTTTCTCAAAAAAACTGCGAATGATTCCGACAGAATAAACCTGCTGGTAGAATTAGCATGGCAAAAACATAAAAATAATACCGATACTTCTCTTCTGCTTAATTCACAAGCAGTGAAAATTTCCGATTCGCTTGCATCATCACGCGATTCAGTGCTGATGCTCACAGGAAAACGCGGACAGGCAAAATGCCTGATCGAGTCGGGCGCATTTTATTATTTCAAATCAGATTTTGCCAATGCATTACGCGATTATAATGAATCGATGAATCTCTGGAAAGAACTTCAGGATTCCACCGGTGAAGCAAAAGTACTCGGCAACATTGCGAATATCTACCAGTCGCAGGGCGATTTTGCCAAAGCACTTACTTATGATTTTCGTGCGCTGGCTATTGCAGACAAATCGGGCGACAAAGAACTGAGGGGAAATACACTCGGGAATATCGGTGTGCTGTATGATGATCAGAAAGAATATTCCAAAGCGCTCGAATATCTTTTGAAAGGATTGGAGATCGCAGAAGATGGCGGATCAGGAAATTCGGTTGGAACGAAACTGAACAACATTGGAACTGCTTATTCGAATATGAACCAGTTTCAAAAAGCGCTTGAGTATTATCATCGTTCTTATTTCATCGATTCGGCAAATGGCGATTTGTCAAGAATTTGTGGTGATCTCGGCAACATCGGGATCGTTTTAAAACAACAGGGAGATTCTGTTCTTTTGAAAGGTGATCGTTCACTTGCTCTGCAAAATTATTTTTCTCCTGCGCTTGAAATTTATTCGCGTACATTGCAAATAGCGGATACGAGCGGAAGTAAACTTGTAGAGGCGAATACACTGGGATCTATAGGATCGCTTTACATGGCGATGGATGAAAATGAAAAGGCGGAGTTCTACCTGCAAAAAGCGATCGCTATGTCAACAGAGCTCAAGGCACTGGCCAAAATAAAAATTTTCGAAGAAACACTGAGCAATTTATACCGGAAGGAAGGGAAATACCAGGACGCGCTCGATCACTATGTGAATTTTTCAGAGGCGAAGGATTCCATTTTCAATAATGACAAGGAGAGGGAAGTAACGCGCAATGAAATGAATTATGAATTTGAAAAGAAAGAACTGGAAATAAAAAATACCCAGGATGTAAAAAATGCACAGGCCTTACAGGAAAAGAAAAAACAACAACTGATCATTTACACAGTTTCGGCAGGATTGCTTCTCGTGCTCCTGCTCGCGGGTGTAATCCTGCGCAGCCTTTGGCTGAACAAGAAAAAGAACCGGGTCATCAGCAGTCAAAAAGATATTCTGGAAGAAAAACAAAAAGAAATTCTCGATTCCATTCATTATGCAAAGAGAATCCAGAATTCATTATTGCCGAATGAAAAATATATTGAAAGAAATCTGGATAAGTGA
- a CDS encoding DUF1572 family protein, with protein MVEKSIGLHFSTTLVVEFRKLKQLSEKAAERLDENEFSFRESENENSVKILVQHVAGNLISRFTDFFTTDGEKPWRNRDSEFEEQDISRKELMNKWESAWKILFTLLENLKEKELASVIKIRGEELTVVQALLRQLSHYGYHSGQIVQLAKKIKGERWESLSIPKGRSSEFMNNGKYLRG; from the coding sequence ATGGTAGAAAAAAGTATAGGGTTGCATTTTAGCACAACCCTTGTCGTAGAATTCCGGAAACTGAAACAGCTATCGGAAAAAGCTGCGGAACGGCTGGATGAAAATGAATTCTCATTCCGTGAAAGCGAAAATGAGAACAGTGTGAAGATACTGGTGCAGCACGTTGCCGGAAATCTTATTTCCAGGTTCACTGATTTTTTTACGACAGACGGTGAGAAGCCCTGGAGAAACCGCGATTCTGAATTCGAAGAACAGGATATTTCCAGGAAAGAACTTATGAATAAATGGGAGTCGGCGTGGAAAATACTTTTTACTCTTCTTGAAAATTTAAAAGAAAAAGAATTAGCGTCGGTGATCAAGATCAGGGGTGAAGAACTTACCGTGGTGCAGGCCCTGCTCCGGCAGTTGTCGCATTATGGTTATCACTCGGGACAGATCGTTCAGCTCGCGAAAAAAATTAAAGGAGAAAGATGGGAATCACTTTCCATTCCCAAAGGAAGATCATCTGAATTCATGAACAACGGAAAATACCTGCGCGGATGA
- a CDS encoding rhomboid family intramembrane serine protease — translation MNAILTYMIIGITCVAYITAMNDPVLKMRYMFNAYAIAHRREWFRFFTHGLLHADFAHLLFNMLSLYFFGVNVERAFKSDELFGPGMGTFYYLLIYVGGLFVSSVYSFFKHRDNVNYNALGASGAVSAIIFTSILLFPMSRITLFILPIPVQAWIYGLFFLLISYLLARRNVGNIGHDAHFWGAVWGFVIPIIIKPHLWNDFLLLISSQETFLR, via the coding sequence ATGAATGCCATTCTCACTTACATGATCATCGGGATCACGTGTGTTGCATACATCACGGCCATGAATGATCCGGTTTTGAAAATGCGGTACATGTTCAACGCTTATGCCATTGCACATCGCAGGGAATGGTTTCGTTTTTTCACGCATGGTTTGCTGCACGCCGATTTTGCTCATTTACTTTTCAATATGCTTTCACTTTATTTTTTTGGTGTGAATGTAGAACGTGCTTTTAAATCGGATGAACTTTTCGGGCCGGGCATGGGAACATTTTATTACCTGCTCATTTATGTTGGCGGATTATTCGTTTCTTCTGTTTATTCTTTTTTCAAACATCGCGATAATGTGAATTATAATGCGCTCGGCGCTTCGGGTGCAGTGAGTGCAATTATTTTCACAAGCATTCTTCTTTTCCCAATGAGCCGCATCACACTTTTTATTCTTCCTATTCCGGTGCAGGCGTGGATCTACGGATTATTTTTTCTGCTCATTTCGTACCTGCTCGCACGTAGAAATGTGGGCAACATCGGGCACGACGCACATTTCTGGGGAGCGGTCTGGGGATTTGTAATTCCTATTATTATCAAACCACATTTGTGGAATGATTTTCTGCTTCTCATTTCATCGCAGGAAACGTTTCTCCGGTAA
- a CDS encoding aminotransferase class IV produces MQQKQSPCLFLNGEERSSSEPLFTSRNRSFRYGDGIFESMRLIGGKLCFAQRHLQRMMAGVNLLQLRLPDNFVSKSLEEWSLKLAEKNNIPGNARLRLSVFRNDGGYYHPLVNDASWLLEMWEFDQQDFILNEKGISIELYQDIRKPVNKLSALKTSNAQLYVLAALYSKKMNVDDSVLINQNGNVIEATGSNVFAVKNGVLYTSPLSEGCVNGVMRGVIMDIANENRIAVYEVPLPLSVLLNSDEIFLTNAVNGITWVSSYRAKKYSNVTTKKLNELLNQKVSG; encoded by the coding sequence ATGCAGCAGAAGCAATCTCCCTGTCTTTTTCTTAATGGCGAAGAGCGATCGTCTTCAGAACCGCTTTTCACTTCCCGCAACCGCTCGTTTCGTTATGGTGATGGAATTTTCGAAAGCATGCGTCTCATTGGCGGTAAATTATGTTTTGCGCAGCGTCACCTCCAGCGGATGATGGCGGGTGTAAACTTGTTGCAGCTTCGCTTACCCGATAATTTTGTTTCAAAATCGCTTGAAGAATGGAGCCTGAAGCTTGCAGAAAAAAATAATATTCCGGGCAATGCACGTTTGCGTCTTTCTGTTTTCAGGAACGACGGAGGATATTATCATCCGTTGGTGAACGATGCTTCGTGGTTGCTCGAGATGTGGGAATTCGATCAGCAGGATTTCATCCTGAATGAAAAAGGAATTTCAATTGAATTGTACCAGGATATCCGCAAGCCGGTGAATAAACTTTCAGCATTAAAAACTTCCAATGCGCAGTTGTATGTTCTGGCTGCATTGTATTCGAAAAAAATGAACGTCGATGATAGTGTACTCATCAACCAGAATGGAAATGTGATAGAAGCCACGGGCTCGAATGTTTTCGCGGTGAAAAACGGTGTGCTTTATACCAGCCCGCTTTCTGAAGGTTGTGTGAATGGAGTGATGCGTGGTGTGATTATGGATATTGCCAATGAAAACCGGATCGCTGTTTATGAAGTTCCGCTTCCATTAAGTGTGCTGTTGAATTCGGATGAAATTTTTCTGACGAATGCCGTCAACGGGATCACCTGGGTGTCTTCTTACCGCGCAAAAAAATATTCTAATGTCACCACGAAAAAACTGAATGAACTGCTGAATCAGAAAGTTTCGGGATAG